In Tenebrio molitor chromosome 8, icTenMoli1.1, whole genome shotgun sequence, a genomic segment contains:
- the LOC138136565 gene encoding cilia- and flagella-associated protein 43, protein MKVTDNETRWAKIGEISSVSFVGKEVLVYGTGCHLIFVNLSTTEELIYTANNARTGDGIQCFVGHRTQSIFAFSEKRTNPTVFVKTYPNFEEISSLKDNAPRGYVNIVFSETSLMVTLGDLPDFTLTVWNWRKNEKIASQDTNIRLCDQLLKCNLSSPVFVAQLAIDTNQLHVWDIFICGKKCILTQHATRLDQECDPFTSVLWTTEGGLFVLDSRGCVYTMFPDHHLEKVIECTHPGKYSTSFAWYKFGIAVAGPNNQIRHYKKSGTWSMDWSMVPPQPTYKLFARFEYLIAITTKFDLVQVLPAQNEFKYVKQHETQFDDFCLIYPTGQYLLAMVQERTVNLYKITTGELMSSLELNGRAILVTENPKFPYAAIGFESGVVKLVSAYNPEKMVKMTRFYLTKHPINSIYFNECGTVFVVANLKIGRFFIIEGLPGGEMEIIATYDARRQIANIMMVVSQDCYRIFTIPVTSKKIVGGNVVVRYCIIKNKGTDVKEYSFEEGNSLYVRLVATSGINRDRIFYAIPYHGKTINEVEIKRGDTVAKISKKIVTGHQMRDIFFRLDKRVALTWASDGFVIARSFDFTKNIGMALPHHRMQGGVKKAYVGPHEKHMVSLGRDGVLVCTNLMEKQVNPKLKQELEEILQSPDYKLLFSRRTTGFIPRGIYEGKCYLEVQEMRKLETERLKCHAERQAILYEFALIQRDLQELLTANIEGPENEKLDLKEFNMNTKLFEEKAEYHKKLRKATEVYLSHLIDAHNQISDYMIASYWEKMRIPGTAIRAIFANFEVNNYVLLPEDINREQILEWIRCQRRIERYLNNMSSFQPWEPIEEEKLIEMISSRPSLPVKDEHLAVLSKLEIDAPEIEEPEEDVETKISFSGSDLAKFIEVQDVHYLQNELQTYLQTELQWLISKSDCYKLREYFNEKFNTSMTQKLKEMSNIKQKNSRLRHIVSELNYFSEEKVNMTIEDPTWEQIETPEAIIHVKDEEVPITPYISPSEQAILDAKAAEAERLRLLLLADDFRERALMAMMNGVLEVRWEDELRKEVPLPKCMVEKEPEAYNEDDLRAVRDYEEKVQFLNSERERYKTLLRAEYGKVSHAVRENIRKFNGRLSDLLLLKLQVDSALTQESLKINRLKLFQHTRKLMFLQEQTILQKIADNDEVVSSLHKLMTSLHDSVVECRNHVESFQVKDKFLDRSFKKDFQDMSIVVQEQANKLYRKRPKVNLRSVNSATSLNELSKCILSSGKPPHTLSNECLEFLKQLDNLDMYIGVPTVVDEHTYALICKHRRLRIEYEIKLKAAQTEVTEAETTSSHFHKRLSHKKERGAKMHAELTHIRNELIHMMCDSDMQIVLPRGLIEIPLTGTFEDFEDAVLICRKDVEGINRIILDFGEKKIKALQTAMHFRRKILALEWEHKRMRMMIQDLGEKIVDIEGVRLTKEIQFYLKCKDKEKTIPFETEVDMIKGSYENTIQDRKDKVNRMKKQINSIRAHDKVVDDKITQLNVDVCEFNLIRDRELDEKERAVIDERMKTLLKRSKMVQHIQNNHHEILMLQTELELLRLKTFPTLKYKVF, encoded by the exons ATGAAAGTGACTGATAACGAAACGCG ATGGGCGAAAATCGGAGAAATCTCGAGCGTGTCCTTCGTGGGCAAAGAGGTCCTAGTCTACGGCACCGGCTGCCACCTGATCTTCGTCAACTTGAGCACCACCGAAGAACTGATCTACACCGCAAACAACGCCCGGACCGGCGACGGGATCCAGTGCTTCGTGGGCCACCGCACCCAGAGCATCTTCGCCTTCTCCGAGAAGCGCACCAACCCCACAGTCTTCGTCAAGACCTACCCCAACTTCGAGGAGATCTCCTCCCTCAAAGACAACGCCCCGCGCGGGTACGTCAACATCGTGTTTTCCGAAACTTCCTTGATGGTGACCCTGGGGGACCTGCCGGACTTCACCCTCACGGTGTGGAACTGGAGGAAGAACGAGAAGATCGCCAGTCAGGACACCAACATTCGGTTGTGCGACCAACTGTTGAA GTGCAACCTCAGCAGTCCGGTCTTCGTGGCGCAGTTGGCCATCGACACCAACCAACTCCACGTCTGGGACATCTTCATCTGCGGGAAGAAGTGCATCTTGACCCAGCACGCGACTCGGCTCGACCAAGAGTGTGACCCTTTCACGTCGGTGTTGTGGACCACGGAAGGCGGACTCTTCGTGCTGGATTCCAGAGGCTGCGTCTACACg ATGTTCCCCGACCACCACCTGGAAAAGGTCATCGAGTGTACACACCCGGGTAAATATTCCACTTCCTTCGCTTGGTACAAATTTGGTATAGCTGTCGCAGGACCCAACAACCAAATAAGG CACTACAAAAAATCCGGCACGTGGTCCATGGACTGGTCAATGGTACCACCACAACCGACGTACAAACTGTTCGCGAGATTCGAGTACCTGATAGCAATCACCACGAAATTTGACTTGGTGCAGGTCTTACCAGCACAGAACGAGTTCAAATATGTGAAACAGCACGAAACACAATTCGACGATTTCTGTCTGATATACCCAACTGGTCAGTACTTGTTGGCGATGGTGCAAGAACGCACCGTCAACTTGTACAAGATAACCACAGGAGAACTG ATGAGTTCATTGGAGCTGAACGGACGCGCGATCTTGGTGAcagaaaatccaaaatttccTTACGCGGCGATCGGTTTTGAGAGTGGTGTGGTCAAGCTGGTGTCAGCTTACAACCCCGAGAAGATGGTGAAGATGACTAGGTTTTACCTCACCAAGCACCCCATCAACAGTATTTACTTCAACGAGTGTGGAACAGTTTTCGTTGTGGCGAATCTTAAAATAGGACGGTTCTTCATCATCGAG GGACTTCCTGGTGGTGAGATGGAGATCATTGCTACCTACGACGCTAGACGTCAAATTGCCAATATCATGATGGTGGTGTCGCAAGACTGTTATAGGATCTTCACGATTCCAGTCacgtcgaaaaaaattgttggtgGGAATGTAGTCGTCAGGTACTGCATCATCAAGAACAAAGGAACAGATGTGAAGGAGTACTCTTTCGAAGAAGGGAACTCGTTGTATGTGAGACTAGTGGCGACATCAGGAATCAATCGGGACCGAATATTTTATGCTATACCATACCATGGAAAAACCATTAACGAGGTTGAGATCAAAAGAGGA GACACCGTGGCCAAGAtaagcaaaaaaattgtaactggCCACCAAATGCGCGACATATTCTTCAGACTGGACAAAAGAGTGGCGCTAACTTGGGCGTCGGACGGTTTCGTAATAGCACGAAGCTTCGACTTCACCAAAAACATCGGAATGGCTCTGCCGCACCACAGGATGCAAGGCGGAGTGAAGAAGGCTTACGTGGGTCCTCACGAGAAGCACATGGTGTCGTTGGGCCGCGACGGGGTCCTGGTGTGCACCAACCTAATGGAGAAACAAGTCAATCCCAAGCTGAAACAAGAACTGGAAGAGATACTGCAGTCTCCCGACTACAAACTCTTGTTCTCGAGACGCACGACAGGATTCATTCCTAGAGGAATCTACGAAGGCAAATGCTACCTAGAGGTGCAAGAGATGAGGAAGTTGGAAACGGAACGCCTCAAGTGCCATGCGGAACGCCAGGCGATTTTGTACGAGTTCGCACTGATCCAAAGAGACCTCCAGGAGTTGCTCACCGCGAATATAGAAGGACCGGAGAACGAGAAGCTCGACTTGAAAGAGTTCAACATGAACACGAAACTATTCGAGGAGAAGGCCGAGTACCACAAGAAGCTGCGCAAAGCGACGGAAGTATATCTGAGCCATCTGATAGACGCCCACAATCAGATCTCGGACTACATGATTGCCAGTTACTGGGAGAAGATGAGGATTCCAGGGACCGCGATCAGAGCGATCTTTGCCAACTTTGAAGTGAACAATTACGTGTTGCTTCCGGAAGACATAAATCGCGAGCAGATTCTCGAGTGGATCCGGTGCCAAAGGCGAATCGAGAGATACTTGAACAATATGAGTTCGTTCCAACCTTGGGAGCCCATAGAAGAAGA gaAGCTGATCGAGATGATCTCTTCGAGACCCAGTCTGCCTGTCAAGGATGAACACCTGGCGGTGTTATCGAAGCTGGAAATCGACGCACCAGAGATTGAAGAACCCGAAGAAGACGTCGAGACGAAGATATCTTTCTCTGGATCGGATTTGGCCAAGTTCATCGAAGTCCAAGACGTGCACTACCTCCAAAACGAGCTCCAGACGTACCTCCAAACTGAGCTCCAGTGGCTCATCTCCAAG AGCGACTGTTACAAGCTGAGAGAGTACTTCAACGAGAAGTTCAACACGTCGATGACGCAAAAACTGAAAGAGATGAGCAACATCAAACAGAAGAACAGTCGATTGCGGCACATCGTCTCGGAACTGAATTATTTCTCCGAGGAGAAAGTCAACATGACCATCGAGGACCCGACTTGGGAACAAATCGAGACGCCAGAGGCGATCATACATGTCAAAGACGAAGAGGTCCCGATCACGCCTTACATCTCGCCAAGCGAGCAAGCTATCCTCGACGCCAAAGCTGCAGAAGCTGAGCGACTGCGACTGCTTTTGCTAGCCGACGACTTCCGCGAAAGAGCTCTGATGGCCATGATGAACGGCGTGCTGGAGGTGCGATGGGAGGACGAGCTACGCAAAGAAGTGCCTTTGCCTAAGTGCATG GTTGAAAAAGAACCAGAAGCTTACAACGAAGACGACTTGCGTGCTGTCCGCGACTACGAGGAGAAAGTACAGTTCTTGAACAGCGAAAGGGAGAGGTACAAGACGCTGTTGCGTGCGGAATACGGCAAAGTGTCCCACGCTGTCAGAGAGAACATTCGCAAATTCAACGGACGATTGAGCGACTTGCTCCTCTTAAAACTGCAAGTGGATTCGGCCCTGACGCAAGAGAGCTTGAAGATCAACAGGCTGAAGCTGTTCCAACACACGCGCAAGCTGATGTTCCTTCAGGAACAAACGATTTT GCAAAAAATCGCCGACAACGACGAAGTAGTGTCAAGTTTGCACAAACTGATGACTTCCTTGCACGATTCGGTGGTCGAGTGCCGAAACCACGTCGAGTCTTTCCAAGTCAAAGACAAATTCCTGGACAGGTCTTTCAAGAAAGACTTCCAGGACATGTCGATCGTGGTGCAGGAACAAGCCAACAAGCTATACAG GAAACGTCCGAAAGTCAACCTGCGTTCGGTTAATTCCGCCACGTCCCTAAACGAACTGAGCAAATGTATCTTGTCGAGTGGCAAACCTCCACACACTTTGAGCAACGAGTGTTTGGAGTTTTTGAAGCAACTAGACAACCTGGATATGTACATTGGTGTGCCTACAGTGGTCGACGAACACACCTATGCCCTCATCTGCAAGCACCGCAGACTAAGAATCGAATACGAAATCAAA TTGAAAGCCGCCCAGACGGAAGTAACCGAAGCCGAGACCACTTCGTCGCACTTCCACAAAAGACTGTCCCACAAGAAAGAAAGAGGTGCCAAGATGCACGCAGAGCTGACCCACATCAGAAACGAACTGATACACATGATGTGCGACAGCGACATGCAGATAGTTCTACCTCGTGGACTGATAGAAATCCCTTTGACCGGCACTTTCGAGGACTTCGAGGATGCCGTCTTGATATGCAGAAAGGATGTCGAGGGGATTAACAGGATCATACTG GATTTCGGcgagaaaaaaatcaaagcccTCCAGACGGCGATGCACTTCCGGCGAAAAATTTTGGCGTTGGAATGGGAGCACAAGAGAATGAGGATGATGATTCAGGACTTGGGGGAGAAAATTGTAGACATCGAAGGTGTGAGG TTGACCAAAGAGATTCAATTCTACTTGAAATGCAAAGACAAAGAGAAGACGATTCCGTTCGAGACGGAGGTGGACATGATCAAGGGTTCGTACGAGAACACGATCCAAGACAGAAAGGATAAAGTTAACAGGATGAAGAAACAAATCAATTCGATCAGGGCACATGACAAAGTTGTCGACGACAAAATCACGCAACTGAATGTCGACGTGTGCGAGTTCAATTTGATAAGAGATAGGGAACTTGACGAGAAGGAAAGAGCTGTTATAGATGAAAG AATGAAAACATTGCTGAAGAGGTCTAAAATGGTGCAACATATACAAAACAACCACCATGAGATACTGATGCTACAGACGGAACTGGAGTTGCTGAGATTGAAGACATTTCCGACTCTCAAATACAAGGTTTTCTAG
- the LOC138136503 gene encoding glutamate receptor ionotropic, kainate 2-like: protein MWCVWTIIFVVATQTLVLRGQDAEKKTVILGGVFSDHPSRSTSSGDDPAPDNEALLTDEQAFMFAVDFINFEMQSNSFFNFQGLVKTPEYHTKGPFQAMLTTCSLISEHAVAIFGPKEHEDIDIVQSICDHKDIAHVITRWMYKPPYQRSIINFYPHSEYLTSAYFSVLTLWEWKSFTLFYEDNESLLRLGDLLNLAKNSGIVVSVKQLSEEENDVYRASLKQGVRSGERNFVIDCKIEILEEVLRQAQQVGMMTSHYNYFITNLDMQTIDLEPFQYSEANITGIRIFDPEAPLVRIMNMTIVSTVNPNFDVHQMKTETALIIDAVNVVAKVIDSKLSFSEVESTNVSCNSLKTSSHGYSISNHVKTSKNLGMTGVIEFDGDGYRSNFNLDVVEVREDGIVKIGTWNSSKGLITSEHVVENVYSDPDGLRNKSFIVITCLTDPYCMLKESSVQLFGNDRFEGFAIDLIHELAVMEGFNYTFLIRDDKTNGAKNETTQKWSGMIGDVIEGTADLAITDLTINAEREEAVDFTSPFMNLGISILAKKPGNAPPSFFSFADPFALDTWTMMALAYCCVFVSFFILSRLCQDEWTNPYPCIEEPEFLINQFTFRNSAWFAVGSLLQQGTEIAPIAIATRMLSGMWWFFVLIMVSTYTANLAAFLATENPIHLFTDVHSLVENMDKHKIRLGAKLEGATETFFKGKDDPTYQAIAQYMATHKDDMVRENKYGVEMAEGEGNYAFFMESISIEYETQRHCGLQQYGKLLDDKGYGIAMRKNSTYRKKLSTAILKLQASGELDNLKRKWWEEKRGGGVCSLVGESNEADSLGLQNVQGVFYVTIFGTILAAFLVVIEMLVATLRISKKAKISFKEALRMEMTAFLNFNSNVKPAIQEGSKSGSKSSRGSKCSRRSKSSNNNMTRPYGFIPTITKEELRD from the exons ATGTGGTGCGTCTGGACAATTATTTTCGTCGTTGCGACACAGACTCTAGTTTTACGCGGTCAAGACgccgaaaaaaaaacagttattTTGG GTGGGGTTTTCAGCGACCACCCTTCGAGAAGTACTTCTTCAGGCGATGACCCTGCTCCAGACAACGAAGCTTTGCTCACTGACGAGCAAGCGTTCATGTTTGCCgtcgatttcattaatttcgAAATGCAAAGCAACAGTTTCTTCAACTTCCAAGGTTTAGTCAAAACTCCGGAGTACCACACCAAAGGTCCATTCCAAGCAATGCTGACAACTTGTTCTCTGATCAGCGAACACGCTGTGGCTATCTTTGGGCCAAAAGAGCACGAAGACATCGACATTGTCCAGTCAATTTGCGACCACAAAGACATCGCCCATGTCATAACCAGATGGATGTACAAACCACCGTACCAACGAAGCATCATCAATTTCTACCCTCACTCTGAGTACCTGACCTCGGCGTACTTCAGCGTGTTAACTCTGTGGGAATGGAAGAGTTTCACGTTGTTTTACGAAGACAACGAGAGTCTTTTGCGACTGGGTGATCTCCTGAACTTGGCCAAAAATTCCGGAATAGTTGTCAGCGTGAAGCAACTTTCCGAAGAAGAGAATGACGTCTACAG GGCGTCTCTGAAGCAAGGAGTGCGTTCGGGGGAACGCAATTTCGTGATCGACTGCAAGATTGAGATTTTAGAAGAGGTACTACGGCAGGCCCAGCAAGTCGGGATGATGACGAGCCACTACAACTATTTTATTACGAACTTGGACATGCAGACAATAGACCTGGAACCTTTTCAGTACAGCGAGGCCAACATCACTGGA ATCAGGATCTTCGATCCCGAGGCCCCTCTAGTCCGCATAATGAACATGACGATAGTCAGTACTGTCAATCCGAATTTCGACGTGCACCAGATGAAAACAGAAACCGCCCTCATCATCGACGCCGTCAACGTGGTGGCAAAAGTGATCGACAGCAAACTGTCTTTCAGCGAGGTGGAATCCACCAATGTCAGTTGCAACTCGCTGAAGACTTCCAGCCACGGCTACAGCATCTCCAACCACGTCAAAACG AGCAAGAATTTGGGAATGACCGGCGTGATCGAGTTTGACGGGGACGGATACAGAAGCAACTTCAACTTGGACGTGGTGGAAGTGCGAGAAGACGGAATTGTCAAAATAGGCACCTGGAACTCGTCCAAAGGCCTGATCACGTCTGAACACGTCGTGGAAAATGTGTACAGCGACCCTGACGGACTTCGCAACAAGAGTTTCATAGTCATCACGTGTTTG ACCGACCCTTACTGCATGCTGAAAGAGAGCTCTGTACAGTTGTTCGGCAACGACAGATTTGAAGGCTTCGCCATCGATTTGATCCACGAGCTGGCTGTGATGGAAGGGTTCAATTACACCTTTCTGATCAGAGACGACAAGACCAACGGGGCCAAAAACGAAACAACTCAGAAATGGTCGGGGATGATCGGGGACGTCATAGAGGGA ACAGCTGATTTGGCCATCACGGATCTGACCATCAATGCGGAACGAGAAGAGGCGGTCGATTTTACCTCCCCATTCATGAATCTCG gaatcAGCATCCTGGCGAAGAAACCCGGAAACGCTCCTCCAAGTTTCTTCTCGTTTGCCGACCCTTTCGCTTTGGACACCTGGACCATGATGGCTCTCGCCTACTGTTGTGTTTTCGTTTCGTTCTTCATCCTGAGCAGATTGTGCCAAGACGAGTGGACGAATCCCTACCCTTGCATCGAAGAACCGGAGTTTCTGATCAACCAGTTCACCTTTCGCAACTCGGCTTGGTTCGCAGTCGGCAGTCTCTTGCAGCAAGGAACCGAAATCGCTCCGAT AGCAATCGCGACCAGGATGCTGTCAGGGATGTGGTGGTTCTTCGTTTTGATCATGGTCTCCACGTATACTGCAAACCTGGCCGCCTTCTTGGCAACGGAAAATCCGATCCATCTGTTCACCGACGTTCACAGTTTGGTCGAAAACATGGACAAACACAAAATCAGGCTGGGGGCGAAGCTGGAAGGGGCAACTGAAACTTTCTTCAAGGGGAAAGATGATCCCACGTACCAAGCGATCGCGCAATACATGGCCACCCACAAGGATGACATGGTCAGGGAGAACAAATACGGTGTCGAAATGGCAGAAGGAGAAGGCAACTACGCCTTCTTCATGGAGTCGATCTCGATCGAGTACGAGACTCAACGACACTGCGGGCTCCAACAGTACGGCAAACTTCTAGACGACAAAGGATACGGAATTGCCATGAGGAAAA ATTCCACCTACCGCAAGAAGTTGAGCACTGCAATACTCAAACTCCAGGCTTCAGGTGAACTCGACAACCTGAAGAGGAAATGGTGGGAAGAGAAACGAGGTGGCGGTGTGTGTAGC TTGGTTGGCGAAAGCAACGAAGCCGATTCTTTGGGGTTGCAGAACGTGCAAGGTGTGTTTTATGTGACAATATTTGGAACAATCCTTGCTGCTTTCTTGGTCGTCATCGAAATGCTCGTGGCCACGTTGAGGATCAGCAAAAAAGCCAAGATATCGTTCAAAGAGGCGCTGCGGATGGAAATGACGGCATTTTTAAACTTCAACAGCAACGTGAAGCCTGCAATTCAAGAGGGTTCCAAATCTGGAAGCAAGTCGTCCAGAGGAAGCAAATGCTCCAGGCGCAGCAAATCATCCAACAACAACATGACTCGGCCTTATGGTTTCATTCCGACCATCACCAAAGAAGAACTGAGAGATTGA
- the LOC138136504 gene encoding glutamate receptor ionotropic, kainate 2-like, protein MTSRVLLILSVLMCCCKPETLKIGAIFDIEAEVKEKAFQLAIDAVNTKRTGDERYLEGLVEYVPCDNPFKAMVATCRLVSNGVVAILGPSSQDNAQMVQTICDDKDVPLLDARWVGRPKGPTISFYPHQGVLTRVYMEVLDAWNFQDFVVLYENDDSLKRMGELLKGYDSKEHQIVVRQLDKYQNGNYRPTLKEVWRSGATHFVLDCSTEILEEVLLQAQQVGLMTNKQFYFITNLDMHTLNLTPFQYAETNITGMRFINPDTQQIRTMGFELYKNEINKDIHLSFIAAWKLQLETALIFDAVTMFGEALSNLPKNFASPILDCQSAQTWMYGTTLINLIKGIKYPGLTGLIQFDTTGFRSAFGLEIIELKEGGITRTGNWSYSEGLNISREYPPAPPPPVEGSLVNKTFVVITCLTEPYGMRKESSVPLHGNERYEGFGIDLIAELSKELGFNYTFIIREDKKNGEYDETTNEWNGMIGDVINKKADLAITDLTITSEREAAVDFTTTFMSLGISILYQKPKKAPPSFFSFADPFAVGVWKLLAAAFFGVSIALFLLGRISPSEWHNPYPCIDEPEYLVNQLSLRNCFWFMTGSLMQQGSEIAPIAISTRMVAGMWWFFTLIMVSSYTANLAAFLTTESPDRPFKDVFELADVAEKKGIQFGAKINGSTEKFFRDSKHIEAYQKIYQYMKDHEDDVMVKDNNLGVVKAETKNYAFFMETTSIEYETQRRCSLTSVGNSLDEKGYGIAMRKNSPYRRALSTTILKLHEEGVIAKLKRKWWEERRGGGQCPDEDEKSTEATPLNLKNVGGVFWVTIIGTLLSCVMVLIELSLHIFKRSLLTKQSFKLMLMEELRFYFKTSGMVKPVFHNHSGGSSDKTESRLGQRRPYGFICDEHLTQS, encoded by the exons ATGACCAGTCGAGTGCTCCTAATTTTAAGTGTATTAATGTGTTGTTGCAAACCCGAAACTCTTAAGATTG GGGCCATATTCGACATCGAGGCCGAAGTGAAAGAAAAAGCGTTCCAACTGGCGATCGACGCCGTCAACACCAAAAGAACCGGCGACGAGCGGTACCTGGAAGGGTTGGTGGAGTACGTACCATGCGACAACCCTTTCAAGGCCATGGTAGCAACGTGTCGTCTCGTCTCCAATGGTGTCGTCGCTATCTTGGGGCCTTCGTCTCAAGACAACGCCCAAATGGTGCAGACGATCTGCGACGACAAGGACGTACCGCTGCTGGATGCGCGATGGGTGGGGCGCCCCAAGGGTCCTACCATCAGTTTCTACCCGCACCAAGGGGTGCTGACCAGGGTGTACATGGAGGTGTTGGACGCTTGGAATTTCCAAGATTTCGTCGTTCTCTACGAGAACGACGACAGCTTGAAGAGAATGGGGGAGTTGCTCAAAGGTTATGACAGTAAAGAGCACCAAATCGTGGTGCGCCAGCTGGACAAATACCAGAATGGAAATTACAG gcCGACGTTGAAAGAAGTGTGGCGATCCGGAGCAACCCATTTCGTCTTGGACTGCTCCACCGAGATCTTAGAAGAAGTGCTCCTTCAGGCCCAGCAAGTGGGTCTGATGACCAACAAACAATTCTACTTCATCACAAATCTAGACATGCACACTTTAAACCTGACCCCATTTCAATACGCCGAAACCAACATCACAGGA ATGCGCTTCATTAACCCTGACACCCAACAAATCAGAACCATGGGCTTCGAGCTTTACAAAAACGAGATCAACAAAGACATTCATTTGAGCTTCATCGCAGCTTGGAAGCTTCAGTTGGAAACTGCTTTGATCTTCGACGCTGTTACCATGTTTGGAGAAGCTTTGAGCAACTTGCCCAAAAATTTCGCAAGTCCCATTTTGGACTGTCAGTCTGCTCAGACCTGGATGTATGGAACAACTCTGATCAACTTGATCAAAGGA ATTAAGTACCCTGGACTTACTGGTCTCATCCAGTTCGACACAACTGGATTTAGATCTGCGTTTGGTCTGGAGATCATCGAGTTGAAAGAGGGTGGAATCACGAGAACAGGAAACTGGAGTTACTCAGAAGGACTGAATATTAGTCGGGAGTACCCACCTGCACCACCTCCTCCTGTTGAGGGTAGTTTAGTGAACAAGACCTTCGTGGTGATCACTTGCTTG ACAGAACCGTACGGCATGCGAAAGGAATCGTCGGTACCTTTGCATGGCAACGAGAGATACGAAGGGTTTGGTATTGACCTGATCGCAGAGCTTTCCAAAGAACTGGGTTTCAACTACACCTTCATCATCCGCGAAGACAAGAAGAATGGAGAGTACGACGAAACCACCAACGAATGGAACGGAATGATCGGAGATGTCATAAATAAG AAAGCTGACCTAGCCATCACCGACTTGACCATAACTTCTGAACGCGAAGCAGCAGTGGATTTCACAACCACTTTTATGAGTCTCGGGATCAGTATTTTGTACCAAAAACCTAAAAAAGCTCCACCGAGTTTCTTCTCTTTCGCTGACCCCTTTGCTGTCGGAGTTTGGAAACTTCTAGCAGCTGCGTTTTTCGGCGTTTCCATCGCTCTCTTTCTCTTGGGCCGCATTTCGCCCAGCGAGTGGCACAATCCATACCCTTGCATCGACGAACCCGAGTACTTGGTCAACCAACTCAGCCTGAGAAACTGCTTCTGGTTCATGACCGGAAGTCTCATGCAACAAGGTTCAGAAATTGCACCAAT CGCGATTTCGACCAGAATGGTCGCCGGAATGTGGTGGTTCTTCACTTTGATCATGGTATCTTCGTACACGGCTAATCTCGCAGCGTTTCTCACAACTGAGAGTCCCGACAGACCCTTCAAAGATGTGTTCGAACTTGCTGATGTTGCGGAAAAGAAGGGGATTCAATTTGGAGCCAAAATAAACGGTTCCACGGAAAAATTCTTCCGG GATTCCAAGCACATAGAAGCTTACCAGAAGATCTACCAATACATGAAGGACCACGAGGACGACGTGATGGTCAAAGACAACAACCTAGGTGTTGTTAAGGCGGAAACCAAGAACTACGCTTTCTTCATGGAAACAACCTCCATAGAATACGAGACGCAAAGACGTTGCAGTCTGACTTCAGTGGGAAATTCTTTGGACGAGAAGGGATACGGAATAGCCATGAGAAAAA ACTCCCCATACAGACGGGCTTTGAGTACCACGATTCTCAAATTACACGAAGAGGGTGTCATAGCAAAACTGAAGAGAAAATGGTGGGAAGAAAGACGAGGAGGGGGTCAATGTCCT GACGAGGACGAAAAATCAACAGAAGCAACTCCTTTGAACCTCAAAAATGTGGGTGGAGTCTTCTGGGTGACCATAATAGGAACTCTGCTCTCCTGCGTCATGGTTTTGATCGAGCTGTCCTTGCACATCTtcaaacgttcacttttgacCAAGCAGTCCTTCAAGCTGATGCTGATGGAGGAACTGAGATTCTACTTCAAGACCTCCGGAATGGTCAAACCCGTTTTTCACAACCACTCGGGAGGAAGCAGCGACAAGACTGAATCGAGACTCGGACAAAGACGACCTTACGGATTTATCTGCGACGAGCACTTGACACAATCTTGA